Part of the Salmo salar chromosome ssa10, Ssal_v3.1, whole genome shotgun sequence genome is shown below.
CTGAACGGTCAAATTTGATATATTTGCCCTCAAGTGGTTTTTATATTGTTgattgctagctactctgtttgacaagaacatggtagctaactagcttgttaattgtttacaaacaaattggTGATTGTGCTAGAAAGCCAAAAAGGTCTTATGAAAGTTATCCTTTTGAGGCTTTAATAACATTCAAAGGAAATGGAAAATGGCCATGGCAGGCattgtcaccttagcttgctactTAACTTCTGAGGAATGGGAAACAAGCACCACCATCAATCAGcctacacactgcacacacactgttgttactatgacaactagcatagacttgtcagcaaatgactgctgtctgaacacacacgtTTTGGTcacttgctgtttggacagtccAGTAGTCCAAAATAGTTTTGAAAAACagatttgagcattaaggcctgctGTGTGAACAACGCTTTATttgcatatactgtatatgtatgtCTGTTGTATTGCGTTCCTCATTTTCCCCCTTCCAACCTCTTAAGTGATAAATATTCCCCCCAAAAGTTATGTTACTGGTTTACATGCTGGGTGGTAGCCTCCTTTTTGTAACCCTATGTGTCTCCGCTTTGGTGTTATCTAGTGGAGATCGCCACTCTGACCAGAGAGAACGGAAAGACTTGCATCAAGGTGCTGAAACAGAAGGAAGTGGATGAGCTGATCAAGAAACACGAGGCGGAGGAGGCCAAAGcggagaaagagaagaaggaaAAAGAGCAGAAGGAGAAAGACAAATGAGTGGCCCACATTGTTacttttctgtaaaaaaaaataaaaaattgttcaGGTTTTCTAAATTGTTCTTTGACTATCTGTTGTATTTctttaaataaaggctaaatactATACATGTCTGGCATCTGCTGAATGATGTTTATTCAGAAAGCTAGGGCTGACTGCGTGTTGTCATTCACATTTTCTGTGTAACAACTCGTACAAAACTCACGAAGCCTCTGCACAGTCTAATATTTGTCACACTACGTGTGTCGTATATTAAACATGAGCCATCAAATGAGAACACAGTATGTTTGAGAGGAAATGTGACTTATGCTGTAAGCTATATGCTGAGCCATCAGTGCTAAGGAAATGTTCATGAATAGTGTTCTGATCATGTAATGTGGAGAATATTGAAATTCCCTAAATGTGCTTATGCAACATCCATATTCCATGCGCTTTTCTGGTGGAATTAGCGGATATCGGATGCGATGTAAAAGATGAGTCAGGTCATTTTTAGAAGGGATTAGTCATTGATTCTAGCTTGCTTTAATTCTGCTGACCTGATCCTCAAACCCCGATAGCTGTACATGCAGAAAAGGGACTTGTGCAAAATGCCGTGACTGACATCCATGCGGTAGCAGCGTCAATCTGAAGGCTTGTTATGTAAAGTCAAGTGAAGATTAAGGTCAGAAGGGACTGACTGTCCTTTTTTGCTCCACCAGGGATTAGTGGTGGGAGCCAGAATGGCAGCTGGGTTTCTGCTGTGTCAGTCATGTTGCATAAAACATTTTGTGTGGAAAAAGTAATCGAAAATATGTAAAATGTGTTGTACTGTAAATCAGCCTTACAACCTGAGTGTGCACAGGGCCTAAAATACACCTTGTAACCCAGCAACAAAATAGGCCCACATTCAGACTAAATAAATAGCATGTCTAAATGTCTGAGACCATAGTGATTGTGTGACTACATAGAAGTTTTAAAGTCCGCTTCAAACCATGCTGCTGCTATGAAACACAGAACAGATGCCTTGGGGGCAGCCTAGGCTAAACAAGCTACTTTCCACTTAGCAGTAAACAGGCCTAACTCTCATCTGCACACAACGCCTGtaatgaggtcagaggtcaagctCTGTCCTTTGCGCTGCCTTGACACTGGACTGTGGAAAATGCCTAAGGCATGTAGCACAGCACCTTTACTGGCCTGACACCGGAAATAGACGGAAAGATCAACCAGTTTGGGACAAAGTGGGCTTGGCTGAACATCAGGAGTGTCGGACAGTTTCCAGGAAACAGCCTGAAGATTATTGGTTGAATCGGCAAGAGAGCTGAGAGCCCAGCGGGAGAAGAGCGTTTTATAGCCTTTGGCCTACTCATTCTGATAAACAACTCTGCATTTGACTCACCTATTCCATTAATCCCAACATCTTTGTCTCTCACATGCACTAGGTTACTGTTGGTAGATACCTTTGAGGTTTTGTAAAGCCTTGCCTAAATAAGGTTGAGGGGGTAGTTCACAATCACAAGTGTAGGCCTACAGATTGCAGACCCAAAATGTATTTGTGCTACATCTGAGATAAAGGGAAGGCCCACACATGGTGTATTGCTGTTCCCCATTGTATCATATACTGCAGCAATAAAGCAAAGGTTTGACTTCACAGAAGTCTTTGTCAGGGCCAGACATCTGAAGTCTAAATGATACAGGAAATGGAATAAAGTTCTGGGGATGATGGAGACTTCTGTGAAGTCAACACGTATAGTATCATAGTGCAGGTATAACACAGTGCACTTATTTCTACAATTTACTTTTTGACCAACCCTATTTAGCGTCACTACTACATCGTCCTAAATACAGAAGATTAAATGCTAAATTCAACAACCTGTTTGATGGACCGTTGTCAGTACAGCGGTCTGTCAAATAATGGTGCTCATGAGTCGGTTATTACCGTTCCTTTTTTTGGTGCCAAAACCCGGGATCAAACCCAGGGACAAATTCTTACTCAAACACATTCTCTCTCAATTGTCAGCAACTATGCACACACATCCCGATGGATAAACAAACACAAGCAAGATAGATTAAAACAATTTAATTTTTTTCCGGACAGAAAAAGTGAAAGGTATAAGTATGGATTGCCATTGAATGATTCTCTGTACGCCACTGTAAACAAAACAACTAAACTAGGCTATAAGAAAGAAACAATCAACCAAGAAAGATACAGAAAAATATAACTCTGAAGATGAATAGACATTGTCCTTTTCGTCACTGCTCATTCAACAGCTATAGacagggttggttgtttagcaacaactGACGcgtgcgcaactatggggcaaaagcGACTGGGTTGACTTGTAAACTATATTTCTTCAATGTTTATTGAAATCATAAATGCATTTCCACAATGaacacttgtctctcaaatacatctttacagttgttggttggctagctagctagcaaaacttTGCCAtaagcattgacatgaaatcagtcaaaacaagacaagacatggtatcaagaacatgaTGAAACTAGCTAAAATGAGTCatttacgattccccacatggcagatTGTCCAGATTGGTACCGACATATGGACAATCAGAATCACAACTCCTCATGGACTTCTGCCCCATTTGAAGTGTGTGTATAGTTTTTGTGACGTCATCTAACCCATCTATGAAGACTCAACATCTACACACATGCAAAAATTAAAGCCCCCTGCACATAGGATCCCAAGCACAGATCACTCTTGACCATGTTCCTCTGAGACAAAATGCTATTGGTAGGGGAATATATTTGTATACTGCTTTCCTGAAGAAACCAGGTCACCCTAGAACTGTTTTAGGGATCTTgttagtgtgagagagaaactTAAGCCAGTGTCCTATAGGATTACTGTTAACCGGAACGTTTTAACTGTTACTGCTGAATGTAGAACTATTTCTTTGGCAATTCTGTCTGGTTTGCACGGCAAAACAAAATGGAAGGCGCTGGCCACATCTCCATAATGGACCCTAATGCACTTCCACTCGATTTTACGTGGCTACCTAAAGTGCTGTGTTGTGACTTTTCCCTTCATGGGTTGGTTTCCTTTTTGCCACATTGCTTTGGGTAGCTAGGGATGAATGTGGGAAATGGGGAACATTCTACAGTAAGACTGAAGTGTAAAAGAGAACATTGCTGTCTTTTCTTAGGCGGAAAAGGCCCCACCACAACCCTCTCAAAATAGTTTCAACTGAGCAGAGGTGTTGTTGGGGGTGGTACTACTAGTACAAAAGGGCTCTGGTTGATAGAACTGTATACGAAGATATGAATTTTAACTGGGATTGAAACCAGGAAGAGCTGTCTCAGCCTATTCTTATATCGCTTCAATGTATTTGCAAAATGATGAGGGCTAAGTCTAGCTATGTTTATGTGGTAACTTATGTGCCGAGTGAGAATGGATTACAACATTTATGTTTAATGGTTCTTCCACTCTTCTCGATGTACCTCTACTGGCTCAATAATTCAGGTGTTGTTAGTTTCACAGGCTCATTGCGTAGCTGAGCGACCTCAGGCGAGGGGAACGCACATCATTGCTGCAGAGAGCTGTGAACTAGATTGCCCTGACCCAACATTCAAAACGACGACCTTCGACCAGCTTTCAAATATCAGACGAGACTAACAATATCACGCTAACTATAATCTGGTAAGAAAATAAGAAAACCGTAAGCTGAACGATCATAGCTAGTGATGCAAAAGTAGGAATGATGACTTAATATACCCAACAGtttgagaaaaaatatatatgttataGAATGATTGCAATTGTAACGGAAAGATCAGTGTTATACTTGTCCCAATCATAGAAAAAAATACAAGCAGAACTATTAATTCATTCATGTTGACCCAACCATACCCAGGCAAATATCCCCTTAAAATAATTCCCTTATGCTACCCATTACATTGCTGTCCCTACTAAACAAGCCCTGCTTTGTATAGAAACCACTGTACATTAAAAGACCCAAGTCAGGCTCTTTGATATTCCGTGCAAGCTGTCAGAGTATAGATATGCTTTTACTTCCAGCCAAAAAGTCACCCTGTTGGATTGTTGTGGGCAGGCATGTAAAGCCTGGCATGGAGTGGAGCCCATCGGTGGGGCGATTagtcaaatctgaaccaatcggGTGATGACTCAGTCCAAGCTCCGCCCTTTCCATGCTCCACCGCTGTGTATCACCACAGAGATCTTAGCATCCCCAAGCACCACACCCCTCTTATAATAGACTCTACAAAAGTATGACAACCCAATCAATGAGAAGGGTAGAGATTTGGGTGGAAGAGAGTATctttggggttagggaggggacACACAGTTTGAGGATGGGGGACAGGGATGAAGGCAGCTGGCGGGAGGGGTTCTGTGGGGGTCATGTGTGGGCTAGGGAGCGGCAGGGTGGTCCGGTTTTACAATGTTTCATTCACTCCTCATCGGAGCTGCTGTTTTCCAGAGAGTAGACCATGAAGATGAGGTCTGTCCGAGCCGGCACCAGAGGGTTGCCGGGTTTCACCACCTCAAAGCCCATGTAGTGGAAAGTCTTTATGATGGATACTGTTAAGAGAGACCATACAGAGAAGTTAGTGAACCTAGCAGGACCAGGACAGGATTAACCAGTGTTGTGGCCGTTCTGTCTTGGGTACCAGATTAGAAGCACTATCTAAGATTAACTTCCCTAGAACATCACTGCCACTTCTAAtcaagatacactacatgaccaaaagtatgtggacacctgctcatcgaacatcttattccaaattcataggcattaatatggagttggtctcccctttgctgctataagagCCTCCACTTTCttggaaagctttccactagatggtggagtggcaggtagcctagcggttagagcgttgaactagtaaccgaaaggttgcaagatcgaatccccgagctgacaaggtaaaaaatctgttgttctgcccctgaacaaggcagttaacccactgttcctaggatgtcattgaaaataagaatttgttcttaactgacttgcctggttaaataaaggtaaaataaataaaataaaaatggtggAACATTGCtacgaggacttgcttccattcagtcacaagagcattagtgcggTTGGGCAttaatgttgggtgattaggcctggttcacagtcggcgttccattctacctcaaatgtgtttgatgggtttgaggttagggctttgtgtagaccagtcaagttcttccacaccgatctcgacaaaccatttctgtatggacctcgctttgtgcacgggggcattgtcatgctgaaacaggaaagggcctttcccaaacttttgccacaaagttggaagcacagagtcatctagaatgtcattgtatgctgtagagttaagatatcccttcactggaactatggggcttagcccgaaccatgaaaaacagccccagatcattgttcctcctctaccaaactttacagttgggactaggcattcgggcaggtagcgttcccctggcatccgccaaacccagaatcGTCCGTTGGAATGCCAGATGGTGaatcgtgattcatcactccagagaacgcgtttccactgctccagagttcaatggcggatagctttgcaccactccagccaacccttggcattgcgcatggtgatcttaggcttgtgtgcggctgctcggacaTGGaaccccatttcatgaagctcccgacaaacagttcttgtgctgacgttgcttccagaggctgtttggaactcagtagtgagtgttgcaaccgaggacagacgatttttacacattctgtgagcttgtgtggcctatcacttcgcggctgagctgttgttgctcctagatttttccacttcacaataacaaaacTTTCAGTTAAccggggtagctctagcagggcagaaattagacgaactgacttgttgtcaaggtggcatcctatggcggtgccaagtggaaagtcactgagctgttcagtaaggccattctacagccaatgtttatctatggatattgcatggctgtgtgctcgattttatacaccggtcagcaacgggtgtggttcatttgaaggggtgtccacatacttttctatGTATAGTGTACTTATAAGCTATGGTCGTTTGATTTCATGGACGTTATTAATATACAAAAGGATAGCTCAATCAAATGTCATTAtccattcaatgttttttttctccaaggAAATGTTCTACAGTTGGAAAGGAACTGCAACCCTTGCTTTCCAATGTGTATCATAGTCTAAACATCTAATTGGGACAGTCCAAGTACATTATATGGAAATGAATTAGCATGCTAATGCTAACCACCAATTATGTGCCCATTAAAAGCTAGAATTGGCAGTTGCTTCATCCATTtgtgacttatacattaatgatatatagccattgattctttaagaatataacttataaatgccccaTGAGCCTAGCTTAAATGTCATacctcatcagaacccaaaatataagattGTTTTACTCTAAtcttgtaaacaatgtaaatgtaaacaaacagtgtatagcctcaacatgtttaaaactataattttgatatcatggatggtcagtccttgcatccacccAGAGCTTTtcaccaaaacagaggcggggtgacattttttgggggtttcAAATAAGAATTCTAGCTGCACTCCTCCTTTGAATCCAGCACTAAATAGTGGAGCGCTTACATCGATCCTCTCTGGCTCTATCGAACCACAAGAACACGTAGTTGACTTTCAGCTTCTCCTCAGCAAACTCCAGCAGGCTGGTGAGCctggggagaaagagaagggggaagaGAATGAGATGATGCACTGTTTTTACATAAGAGAGTAGACTTACATAATAATGCAGTGGCAGCTGCAGTGCCCCCTTAGAATTAGCTTGTTAGCTCTGCAGTGTTGGAGAAGCCGCTGGCACTGTGCCAAGGCCGTGCCAAGAGGATATTGACATGACACTGATGACATAACGACGCCGCGTAATGGCTCATTTCTATTCATAAGAGGAATGGACTAGAGCAGTGTTCCCTAACCCCAGTCCCCCCAACAGTAcatatttttgtactggccctgTTGACAAGTAGAAACATACCTGATTCTACTTGTCAACTATTGATCAAGCCCTTGACAAGTTGAATGAATCAGGTGTTTTTTGTTTGGGACTACAACTAAAATGTGTGCTGTTAGaggggtactcgaggaccagagttgggaaacactggactagagagagagagagaatagcctCCCTGAAATGCattgtttcaagttttattagtcatatGTTAGGGACATGCATGCAGGGCAGGGTTACCGAACAAGCACACAGGGCATGTGCCCCtcgtgacaaaatgtgtagaatagtgtTATAAACGGCACATTTTTCTCTCCGCACCATGGCAAAATGCTGTAAGTCAGATTTCTTCCACCGAATATCTTTAGAAGCATTAGGAAGTAGAGACGCTGTTGCACCCTCTTGACTACTGGTgatgttgttggtccatgtcaagtcctcggtgatgtggatgccgaggaacttaaaactactGACTCTATCGGAAGTCCCGTTCATGTGGATCGGAGCAAGTCAACAATCAAATATtttgttttgctgatgttgagggagaggttgttgtactgGCACCGCAATAccagttcacttacctcctccctTTTAGGTTCACTCGTCGTTGTAggttatcaggcctacaattGTTGAGTTgttagcaaacttgatgatggagttggtgtcgtgcaaagccacgcagttgtgggtgaacagggagtacagcaaaGGGCTGAGGACACACCCCCGGGGGGCCCCTTTGTTAAGAGTCAGTGTGGTGGCggtgttgttgccaatcctcacagcctatggtctgcccgtcaggaagtccaggatccagttgcagagggtggtgtccagacccagggctctgagcttggtgccgagcttggagggaacaatagtgttgaatgctgaactgtagtcactTAACAGAATTCTCACTAAGGTGTTCCTCTGATCCAGATCAGAGTATGTGAGTGGAGTTGAGTGGTCGGAAATCCCGCTCATTGCTCATGGAGCGGTGGCTTGCACACCACTCCGGCGCTCCACGTCCTTTCCAACTGCTTCGCTAAAAACCGCTCCTTGCTCAAAGGGAAATAAAACTGCTGCTCCAAATTCACTCCATTCATtcaaatcacaatttaaccaacacaCATCTATTTTTTTTTGACTACCTgaacctaccatttggttttgaagtattgaaaccaaatctcccaagtggtgcagcagtctaaggcactgcatctcagtgcaagaggcattactacagtctgttgaggctgtatcacatctggccattattGGGAATCCcgttgggcggcgcacaattggcccagcgtcgtccgggtttggccatcattgtaaataagaatttgttctgacttgccgagttaaataaaatataatttgaatgaaaagtatttcAATAAATAACAGGAAAAAGAGACTGTAAGTGCTTATAATTTCaagtaggctacatgtcatacagtattaaacagcatataaaaactctaaataggtcaggagcaaGACAGTTAGCCTAAGAAGGAACGATTAATTTATTATTTaggttatattatttatattatttcaaggctatagccttcaaataaataaatagtgaaGCATTTGAATGTGTGACACACTAGGTTGGCAGGGACATTAAGTGCTCAGAATTTAAACATTTAGTTGGATTAAATAATTATAGTTTAAAAATTGCACATAAGCTGtgacttacttagaattaaatacaaatttaaaaaatgCCTTATTAGGCTCATTCGTATGTGCcttttgaattcatttttagaaacatgagtttggccagagtctggtccctggagagcaggccagcagagGAGAATACCCTCTCAGCgcttgcagagccactggggacGCTTAACACCCTTTGTGCCACTCTTGCCAGGCTGTGCAGGGATGTgtagttttttcttcttctgtaggTAGGCCTAAAGGATTTTAGATAAAATAATCCTATTAAAACTGAAAGCTCCCTGAAAGAGGtaatatgccaggcctattgggccaaaatcaatcATGGCCTtttgtatagataatagaacgAAAATGAGATCAGATATTTTGTTgataaatactttgctacaatgacacaatGACCCACCTCGTCCTTTCTGTTAGCATGTGCACGCTCCATTGTCCTTATACTATAAATGTTGTCAGAGTATAACTTGCATGGGAAATTAGTAACCTAACAGGTCATCCAACATTTCTGTAATGGGTGTCTGCAGGCAAGCTGGTAGGTCTTAACAAGGGGTATGTGTCTCAGAGCTGTATGTAAcaccctgcctgtctgtccttCTTCGTGTGTGCCTATGCTTACCCCTCCTTGCTGCCCTCCGCCAGCGCCCCAGCGGGGATCTCCAGAAAGAGGCTGTCTGAGGAGAGGGCTGTTTCCCAGCAGGCCGTGCGGCACTCGCTCAATTGGTAGTGGAAGTGCAGGATGGCTGGTGTCCCATTGACAGGAGCTGCCCGCGTCACCGTAAGCCTCTCGTCCTTTagtggagaggaagggaggacagaCGAAAAGGTACATTTCCTGAAGATAATTTGTGTGCTTGCGTCATACAAACTGTACACACAGCACTTTGACACTTAGCTCATTTAAGACAACGTCAGTGGCCTTGGCGTTTTTCAAAAGAGTGGGGATTAGAGTATTATGTGATGTCTAAATTCTCTAAACCTTGAAAGAATGCAGATTTTCTTTTCTATTGACTGTATTAAATCCCATGAGTTTCCCATGGACTTATTTGAGGTAAAACCAATGAAGTACAGTGTATAAAACCTGGATTTGTCACGAATGTCGTAAGAACattcagaccaaagcgcagcgtgaaatCGGTTCGA
Proteins encoded:
- the oaz2a gene encoding LOW QUALITY PROTEIN: ornithine decarboxylase antizyme 2a (The sequence of the model RefSeq protein was modified relative to this genomic sequence to represent the inferred CDS: deleted 1 base in 1 codon) is translated as MVHFSVELLLNSHCFGCQKGHKVFDFLEGIMLNTEESSLLVGSRFHCSRHQAPGPLWCSDAPHPHLKIPGGRGTGRDHSLGLLLHKDERLTVTRAAPVNGTPAILHFHYQLSECRTACWETALSSDSLFLEIPAGALAEGSKEGLTSLLEFAEEKLKVNYVFLWFDRAREDRLSIIKTFHYMGFEVVKPGNPLVPARTDLIFMVYSLENSSSDEE